The genomic DNA TGATCCTGGGAAGGGGCCTTGCAGTGGGGGCCCTTGGTGAGCATGGAGGGGTGCCCAGGGAGCAAGTGACAGCCACCCTTACCACACACAAGCAGGGAGGCCAGCAGGCCCAGCGTCACCACAGGGCCCTCCATCCTGACCCTCTGGCTCGGGGCTTGTGTCTGCCTCTTCCTGCCTGCAGGCTGTGGaatgagaaaggggggagggggagaggggacaggtgcaggctggggggagggggaagctagGGAAAGAAGCAGCCGGAAATGCAATCTGACACCTCCAAacaggtgatggggggggggggaggactggcTAGCCGGGGGCCCGGAGCCCAAGGACAGGAGGCCGAGATCCCAGGCTGAGCTAGCAGGAAGCCAGTGGTGGTAGAGACGCCCAGAGCAGGGCAGCCAGCAGCTGCCATTCGGAAGGCAGAGGATATGTTAGGACAGAGGCCTCGCAGCCTCTACCCAGCTTCTTGGCGACATCAGCCAGCTGCTTCCGGAGACTGAGCCCTGCTTGTCCTCCTCCAACCGAATGTCCAGCCCCTGGTCCCACCCCAAGAAAGTTCCAGTGTGTGAattataaataacatttattgaagCAGCCTTGACTTTGATCATACAACTGGGAAGACATGTGGGGCCAAGGGCGGCCATCCTACCCTCACAAACCTGGCCAACTGGACCCCCCTTAGCCCCGGAGAGCTGTGACTCCTCCTCCTGGCGGCCTGGCTGAGAGAGCCGGAGGGCTACCTCGATGGTGCTCCCAAGGATGATCGGAAGGCCTGCAGGGCCTGCACAAGCAGCCGGGGGAGGCTGCGAGCCAGTGTGGCCGGCTCCAGTCCCACCAGACCCGGGAAGACCACGTGCCGGTCCCCCAAGCCTGCCCGCACCCAGGCTCGGAAGAGTCCAGTCAGGGTCTTGGAGCCCAGATCTGCCAGCACCTGCAGAAGACCCAGAAACCCAGTCCTGAGTGAGAATGCTGAGCTCAGCTTGTCCTCCTGGGGCCTCTAGAAACTCTCATAGATCTCGATCCAGGCCTGTTTCCCCACTATCCTGCTAATTCCCACtcacctctcctcttttttttttttttttttttggtgccagtcctggggcttgaacccagggccgggATACAGTCCCtaagctgttgttgttttttgctcacggctagtgctctaccacttgaacgacagctctacttctggcttgttagtagttaattggagcgaAGAGTTACATGGATTgtcctgtcccggctggcttcaaacttccatccccagatctgagcctcccgagtagctaggatgacaccaGACTTGGGCCAAGGAAGGCATTCCCCACCCACTTCCTTGAGGCCCCCTTCCCCATCTGCCAGAGCTGGGCCTCCTGTCTCttctctgcccccccacccccatggagcCAGATCATCTTGGACAGGCCACTGGGAGGCCGAGAGATGTACCTCGTGGAAGTTCATGGCCAAGTGTTCCGTGGGGACCTGCAGGATCCAGGCATGGAGCCTCTGAAGGGCAGCCAGCTTCTGTTGCAGAGCCTTCACGCCAGGGCAGTCTGCAGGAAGAAGGGCAGCCCCGAATAAGAGAGAGAACTGTGAGCTGGGGATGCACCTCACAGGCCAGCCATCTTCTGCATGTTAccgatggggaaactgaggcttagaaggGTGAAGGAGAACTCGAAGCCACGAGTCGGGTCCCCTGATGGGTCATCTGGGATCCGGCCCTGGGCGGCTCCCCTCCGGAAGGCCGGCAGAGGGCGGCCTTACCCTTTGTGTCCCCGCGCTGCTCGGGGCTCTGCTTCGGTGAGGTGTCTCGGGCAGCCCGCCGTCCTGGAGAGACGCTGGGTTAGGgacgcgtcccccccccccacccgcctcccCGCAGGCGCAGGGGTGGCCCGGGGGCTTgggaggggctggagggcgcGGGGTACCTGAGTGCGAGGGCCCCGGAGGTTCCCGGAGCGCCCGAGCAGGGCgagcgggggccggggcccgACGCCGCAGCCCCGGGCGCGGGCCGAGCAGGTCCTGGGCGCCCCGCAGCAGGCCCAGCAGCGTGTGCGCCAGCGACCGCAGCTCTGCGGGGCGGGAAGAGGGCGTGAGCGCCCGCGGGCGGCGAgggctgcgccccccccccaccccgcccccggagGGCTCCCCGGCGCGCGCGCGTGGGGGGGGGAAACTGACCGCAACGGCCCCGGCGCTGCAGGCACTGCTGGTGCGCGAGGCGCGCACAGGCGCGGTCGGCGGCGCGCGGGCACCGGCGGGCGTAGAAGGCGCAGAGCCCCGGGGGGGCGGCGGCGTCCGCGGGCGGCTCCGCGGGCGCGGCCCAGGCCAGGAGCTCCCTGCAGCTGGGCTCgcgggtggcggcggcggcggctgcgggcgggcgggcgggcgggacggCGGCGCCCGGCTCACTGGTGGGGTCCTTCGCccctcgcccccccaccccaccccccgccaccacGCGAGGGGCACGCGGGGCGCCGGGCACTCACCGCTCATTTGCTCCCGGAGCCAGTCTTGGAACACGGCCACGCGGGTGTAGACCCCGGGCTTGCCCGGCTCCCCACAGCCATCCCCCCAAGAAGTGACTCCGAAGAGGACCTCCCTGGGGTGGGGGCCAGGCTGGGCACAGGTGAGAGGGCCTCCAGAGTCCCCCTAGGGCGGGAGAGGGGGCTCGGTCGCACCTGGGTAGCAGCCAGGACAGGCGCAGCCGGACCCAGGAAGAGGGGGTGCGCCCCACAACGCCCCCCCACACCAGTCTGCCTGACCCAGGAAGGGGTCCTGCCGAGGGGGGCAGCCCTTCCTGCACCCCCCACCAGTCTGAGCTCATACCTGGCAGGAGTCCACGCCTCCGGCGAGGTAGCCGGCGCACAGCATGGTGTTGGGGCGCAGGCCAGGCCCCAGGGCCCTCTTGCAGGTGTCCTCGCTAAGCAGGGGGACCCGGGCCTCCCTCAGCGCCTCAGCCTCCGGCCCATCTACAGAAAAGGATATCCATGGGAAGGGAGCAGGGGTGGAGGGCAGGAGGCAgcggttttggggggggggagcccccccCAGGGTCTCCAAATCCCTGCGCCTTGGTAAGGCCCGCGGCGTTGTGCCACCCGACTTGCTaccctcagcttcctcccagagCCGTCACCCCTCGGCTCACCTTCAAAGAGGGCCCCCCAGCCCGCGATGGTGCACGGGGTGCCGGCGGGGGGCTCGCGGGGCCCCCGGGGCAGGCACACGGGGCGCGCCGGGCCCGCGGGGCTCACCGGCGTCCACAGCTGGACCAAGGCCAGGTCATTGTGGAAGGTCTGCGGGTCAAACTGGGGACGCGGTCCAAGGTCAAGGGTGGGGCGCTGTGCCCAGCCCTTAGGGGGTGTGGGCGGACCCCCGGGGCCTGTCCCCCTCACCTTGGGATGGGGCAGGATGCGGTTCACGGGCACCTCCTCCGCCTGCTCCCCACGGGGCCCCTCGGCCAGAGCCACGGTCCACAGGAGCTCATTGGAGGCGCtgcaggggtggtggtggggtgggcaggaggagggacGGGGGCGCAGTGAGCCCCGCCCAGCAGAGCTGTCCTGGGGCCCAGGAGGGCGAAGGGCACTGGGGTCCGGGGTCCTGGGGTGCGCGCCCTGGCCTCTGAGAGCTCGGGCcccaccagggggcagcagagAGCCGCTCTCCCGACcgccctgggcctgggcgggaCCTGACTTTGGGGGACCAGGGCTGGGCCGGtgcgggaaggtgggggggggggggacgacctACCCCACGAAGCAGTGGGCAGCCGTGAGCACCCAGGACGCCGCCACCAGGACGCCGCCGCACAGAGGCTGCCGGCCCAGCCGCAGGCGCACCAGCCAGGGCCAGGCCCCGGGCGGCGCGGCGCTGCCCCCCACGATGCGGCCCTGAGCCCGGGTCACGTTGGCAGCAGCTGGGCGTCTCTCCCCGCACGGCCCTGGGACGGCAGGAGCGGGGCGGTGAGGGAGGGACGCGTCCAGCCGGCCTCACCCGGGGCCCGCCcgcctcccagccccctcccctccagcctggGTGTATTTATTGTGCgagcaccagggcttgaactcagggcttgggcaatggctgagctattttgctcagggctattgctctactacttgagccacagttccacttctagctccttcctttctccttccttcctttcccttcctttccctccctcccttccttccttccctttcggctcttatctttctttctttctccctctatctctttctccttctgctttcctccttccttcctccttccttccttccttcccttccttccttccttcttccttccctttcggctcttatctttctttctccctctatctctttctccttctgctttcctccttccttccttcttccttccttccttccttccttcttccttccttccttcccttccttccttccttccttccttccttccctttcctctctctttctccctttatctttttctctccctctctctctttctccttccttccatccacccttccttcctttcctctctctctttattttttctttctccctctcccttccttccctccttccttccctttccgctctttctttctccctctgtctctttctccttcctgccttcctgcttcctttttccttccttccttcctttcctttcctctctccctccctccctccctccctccctccctcccttccttccttcctttctttttccagttaactggagataagagtctcactgacttttcagcctgcgctggctttgaactgtgatgctcaggtctcagcctcctgagtcgccagGATTACAGGGGGGAGCCAGTGGCGTGATCCCCAGGGGCCTGGCCCTCTCCAGCCTTTTAACCTCACCTGACTCGGATGAGTCCTGAAGGAAGGAGGCCAGGTGCCTCAGATGTCCAGGTCCTGCTGAGAAAAAGCCCTGTGACTCCTTTAGCCCGTCTTCCACCCTAGCTGGGCCtgagccccttccttccccagcaaCTCCCCCCCTACCCCCGTCCCAACACACAGGCTCCATTTGCACAGCCACGGGCCTCCGGTTCACCACACCGTCTTTCTGTCTTTGCACACTCTGCCCAAGCCCAGCGTGCGTGTCCACCCAGAGAGACCTCCACCAGTAGTGTCTGGGTTGTACTCCACCCCGCCTATGCCCCCAACGCTCCCAAGATGGCTGCCGAGGGAGAGGGGACTGGATCTGGATAGGGAGTACAAGTGCACAGGAGGTACGTGTGGCATCGTTGGCACAACCTTGGCACTCATGCAGCTTGTGCTGGATCTTCGTCGCCAAACTCATCACGGCCCATTGGGCGCTCCTCTGGGCGGCCTGGAGAACCTGTGTCCCCTGCGCCGACAGAACTGTGGGAACACAGGACGCAGAGTCATTCTTGGTTGTAGGGAAGAGTCTCGATCTAGTCCTCTGCCTTAGCCCTCAAGccttgctttggggggggggccacagGGAAGCAGGGTGAGCTCCCTGagcacctgggaggtgggaagcTAAGGACAGGGTGCAGTACCCCAGGGCTCCCCCCGAGACCCAACTATCAGAGCCGTTGTTCACAGAGTTCTCAGCCCAATCTCTGAAAAGCACTTTTTACTTCGGAGCTCCGGAGGGGCCAGGCTCCgggggctcacgcccgtcatcctagctcctcaggaggcggagatgtgaggattgcagctagaaaacagcctgggcaggaaaccctgtgagactctatttcccaTTCAacaccaataagccagaagtaagtggagccgtggctcaaatggtagagctccaaatttgagtgagaaagctaagagacagcacccaggtcctaagttcaagccccagtcctggcaccaaaaaagaagaaaaagaagcttcaGAGGAAAAACCCGATTCCAGCCAGAGCTATTCCAGACCTCGGATCGGCTGACACAGGGACGGTGGCTGAGGTGCGCTGCCCACCTGTGGCCCCAGGTGGCCAAGGCCTGCTGCCTGGGCCTGGCCTCCCTGCTCTCTCTGGAGCCATCTCTAAGCGCCCCTTGGCAGTGCCTGGCGGCTCTGCTTCCAGTGCCAGCCCGCCTGCGGCTCTGCCGTTCCTTTGTCTCCGTTGCTAGTCCCAGCAAGTGAGCCGGAGGGTCCCCAGGTGCTTACAAGCGAGGGCGTCCAGTTCATCTTCCTCGATGCCCTCCCTCCTCAGCTGTCCCCAGGGGCCAGCCTGGCTCACCTTGCAGGGTGCTGGGGGGCAGGCGCGTGTACAGTGGGTGCCCGtgggcagtcctggggtctggactgggcagcaggagcagcagcagcacagcCGGGAGCATGGTGAGGGGGGTTCTCTTCCGTCCTGGGGCTCACTTCCCCAAACGTACTCTTTAGCAGCCACCTCCCGTGTCTCTTGGGCCCCACGCATGGAATTGTTTTCCACTCGTAGCAAAGATCACCCACTCGCCAGGGCCCGCGCTCACCTGGCCTGGCTGTCACCTCCCCGGAGCCCTCCGGGGACGGAGCTGTGGGGGCTATATAGAGGACAGAATGGGGGGTGCGCGGGAGGGAGGGCAGCCAGGACTGGCAGCGGGAATGAGGTAGTGGGCTCGACCCTCACCTTTGAAGTCTCATCATCCCGGCTCTGAGCCCCCCTTCTGTCAAAGGAGCCCTTGTTTCTGCGGGTCCATCAAAGGGGCTGAGACAGGGAAGAAGAGCTGACGGTTGGGCCAGGGGCCAGGCAGAGGGGGGctgcagggcaggggctgggaggagggaacCCCATCTGCTTCTGCCCCCTAGGGAGCTGACAGCCACGATGGGGGCAGACACTCTTAGGGGGAGATGGGCAAgggggtgttttttttggggggggggtcctgcatAGCCCCACCCCCCtggggaagccactaacatcccagcccctctgtccCTAATTGCTTGGCAGCACCCTTCCCCACTGCGGCCATTTCTAAAGATGATCAAAGCATCCTAATTAGCGCCGTAATTGCCGCGCTGGAGGTAGTGGGAAGAGGCAAAGGCAGGCGGCTGTGGAGTGGCCCGGGAGGAAGGCGGGAGATGAAAGGCTTCCCAGTGGCCCAGTTTGGGGAGGACGGGCCCTAGAAGCTTCTGGGGCTCTCCCAGACCCCTTCCCTGCCCGCCCAGCCTGCCCCAGCATTGTTTTCACTCACTGCGGCAGTGATCTGGCAGGAAGGGGTCCCTTTGGAAGAGCCACAAATGGCAGCTCTACTGGGCTGGCGTTACCCACTTGGGACAGGGGGTGCCATTGGCCCTGCAGaaagccccagggccagaaaaATGCCCTGGTCCCCAATTCATGCCGGGGAGACTGGGGCCGGTGCAGGAGTGTTTGATCTGCTGATCTACAGAGGCCCTGTGGAGGAACAATCACCCAGCACGATGTGGTACTCACCAGCTccgctcccccctccctgccatgCTCCCCTGCTCCCCTTCTCAGCTCCCACACTTGCCAGTCCAGAAATGTGGGGAACACTGGGCCTGGACCACTGGGAGAATTTGATTCATCGCAGTACCTATCTTGCAAGGGTTCTtcttttgcctctgcctcttcccctccctcctcttcctcttcttcctcctctccctcttctttttctcttcttcctcctcctcctcctttttgtgctggtactggggcttgaattcagggtccccTGCTCTTGCATGGCTttccgccccacccccccacctcaagttgggtgctcttccacttgagccacagctccaagcgtctcatgattttcctgccctggctggcttttgagGCAGGATtttagcctcgtgagtagctaggattacaggcatgagccacgagcccCTGGCCACACAGCGTTTTCTTCCGCCGACCCTCAgattcctgggcaggaaagtctgaactCAGCGCTGCCCGCATTTGCCCCTTGGGCTCCTGAGCTCCTCAGACGCCTTCCAAAGGCATGCAGCCGGGACACCTGGCTCTCCTCTGCCACAGCCACTCGGGGTGGGAGGCCTGGAGACCGCCACCTGCTCCTTCCACCCAACTCTGGGCAAGAACCCAGCCACAGCCAAAGAGAGACGAGTGTCCTTGAAGTCTGCAATTCCGCTCTGCCCTGGGCCCCCTGCTCTCTGGCTCCTCTACCCGCCCCCTGTTCCCAGGGCCTTGTCACCAGCCCCCTGTCCTCTCCACCCCCAAGTCTGGCTCAGTCTCCTTCACTCCCTGAGCTCGTCTCTCGAGAACCACATGTGAATCCATGGCTTGTGACCTCATTCTGTTATTGTTacttgtgcgtgcgtgtgtggtgtggctTCTTCCACTGGGATATGATGGGAAGATACTTCTGGTCACTGTCCTTTGCAGGTTCTCAAGACCTGGTGCACGTgcgcacctgcacacacacacacacacacacacacacacacacacacacacacacacacggaatgggAGGGCAACTCACCCAACAACAACTCCCTGGCACTGCCTTTAGAGACAGCGTCAGGGCAGTGGCCCCTGCTGTCATGGTCCCGGCTGACCATAGCGACCTCCGGCTGGGCACAGAAGTAGCCATGAGCTGGCATCTGGTGTACCCAAGTGCAGGGGAGGTTGATGTCAGAGCCATCGTGAGAAGAGAGGCCACTCAGCCATGATTCAGAGCTCAGGCCCGGGGTTCCAATCGCACCCCTGGGTGAGCTTAGGTGAATCACTTCCTGTCATGAGCTGTGTGACAGCAAGTCACGTCCCCTCATAAAGGTATTCTGGAGGTCTAACCCCCAGTACGACAGAACGCACCCTTAGCTGGCCATAATGGTGCTACCTATGTAAGcacatagctttttttgttcaaggctggcatcctactacttgagccacggctccacttctgggttttcgtggtcagttggagataagcatctcacaaattttcctggccagggttggctttgaactacagttctcagctctcagcctgttaagtagctaggattccaggagtgaAGCCACTTGACGCCACCAAAGGCTACTGCTGAATCTTGTGAGGAAGAGAATGTGAATCATTTTCTAGTTGgacctgtttcctttcctttccttctctctctctctctcctcctcccttgctttctttcttccccttcctctccaccctcctcctgccctttgtcttttcttttcttggtaggAATCCTTCTTCATCAAATGTACCTCTCCTTTCTCAAGCTGGTTGTCAGCTGTGTTTCTTTGAGATGTGACCGACAATTTAACACCTTCAGTTTCTGTTGTATTTACACTTACCTTTCCTCCTCTAGGATCGctgttcctctcctcctcttcttcctttcccgcTTCTttattctcctcctttcccccctcctccttcttatgactgtactagggtttgaactcaaggttttgtgCTTGCGAGGCAGGCACCCTACCACCGGAGCCACAATTCCAGCCCTTGTCTTTTTGTTAACCTTGAATAATAATTCTAAAAGGAAACAGCCCTTCTCTGTGAAGAGGGAGCCATGTGACTCCCTTCagattgcttttattctttttttggctgatatgtgtgtgtgtgtgtgtgtgtgtgtgtgtgtgtgtgtgtgtgtgccagtcctggggcttgaactcagggcctgggtgctgttgttgagctttttcgctcagggctagtgtgctactgcttgagccatagctccacttttgtgcgtgtgttgttgttggtggtcatggagcttgaacttggagtctgggcgctgtccctgagttgttttgctcaaggctggcactctaccactttaagtcacagccccacttccagtttgctggtggctaactggagattagaacctcacagattttccttcccgggctgacttcgacctgtgatcctcagatctcagcctcctgagtttctagaatgacaggcgtgagccaccattacccagctccacctctggctttttgctagctaattggagatatgagtttcatggactttcctgtctggtctggctttgaaccttcatcctcagatctcagccttataggtagctaggattacaacaaccgtgagccaccagtgcccaacctcGGATTACTCctattatttttgaaattaaaattagaTTTGATAAGTGATATTAAAATCTTCAGTAGGATTCCTATTTGCCGCAACATTTCTATCAGTTCAGTccacctcccttctctctgtttcAGTGTCAAACCCGACTCCTGGAAATGATGGTTGTTCGTTAATAATGGCTTAATTTCTGAAATTGAGATTTGTTTTTATgttgtgctgcttttttttctttcttctttgtgcttCCCTGAATCGCTGATCTTTTCAAAGCAGCAGGTAGCATTTATGAAAATACGCGACATCAAGAGCATTTTAACAATTGCAGGCGCCGAGTGAAAACCTTATTACCTTATTAACGATGCTGAGCATTATCAATGCAGCATTTTACCCCCAAATATTTATTAATGTCAAATGCTGATGGAAAGCAGGCAGTGTCACCAAGTTCGATGTATTACAACATGTTAAACCTGCGCAAGAATTGTTTAAGGCCAGTTgctaaaatcagaaatgaaagtcAACCTAGGGCTGCCTGCACTaaacccccatccctcccccccccagcccggttcctgcctggcctccccccccctctccaCCTGGCTATGCGAGGACCTGGGGCCTGGCAGGGCCTTCACACCAGGGACAAAGCAGGCAAAGCAGATGAGCCCTGGAGGGAAGTCAGAGCCACTCCCCCCCCACAACCGCTCCAGGTTGTACAAAGCTTTTCAAAGTCTCAGCGTCCTGTACCCCAGGACGAGCttgaccaccccctcccccaccccaggattCCTGAGGCCACGAATCTTCCTGGTGCTGGTTCTGAGCTGCTCTGTTCCTGCGCATCTGCCAGCCAGGGGGGTAAGAGGAGCTGCACTTATAGAGGTGGCCCCTCCACCGGGCTGCGCCCACCCTCCAGCGGGGCAcaccccgccccctcctcagCCCCCTCCACCGGGCTGCGCCCACCCTCCAGCGGGGCACGGCCCATCCCACCCCCTCTCAGCGCTCCAGCCTTTCTGGCagggcgcggggggtgggggggggtgggggggggaggcagtccgGCCGAGGCTGGAGGCCAGGCCTAGGCTGAGGGCTCAGGGCGAGCACACAAAGCCAATAAATCCCCCGAGGCAATTAGAGCAGTGAGTGAGGCAGAACAGGGCTCTTTGGGTGCTGCAGCCCACCCCTCCCTGCACACaggcgtgcacacgcacgcgcgcgcacacacacacacacacagagcccattTGCAGGGTAATGGCTTTgccgcagcagcagcaggaatGGAGGAGGTGGCATGGCTGGGGGGGACAAGCTGGGGCAGGGGCGTCAGCCTAAGTCTGGGGACTCCCAAAGGAaaagccaggccccgcccccccctcccccgcagccaGCACCTGGGCCCACgggagccccggggtggggtgcAGAGCATGGTGGGGCTGGACAGGGCCTGGTGAGAGCCTGGGCCGGAGGAGGTACAACCTCTGCGGTCGCCCACAGCCCTTTCCCCCTCTGCTTCCAAGGCTCTAAGTGGGCAGATCGCTGGGAGGACTGACGAGGACCCGCGACAGCCCTTGCTCTCGTTTCCCGTAGCCTTGGCAGGCTGGCGagctgggcagggctggctttggcGATCGCACCTCTCGGTGACTCTGTGGGAAGCTGGGCTGGGCCGCGGGGAGGTGAAACCACAGCGGGAAACTGGGCAAAGCCACCGCTGGCTCGGGTACCTGTTTCAGCCCGAGCATGGGAGGAGGGGCAGCCTCCGGGCCATTTCCCCCgcagccagccagccttgaggggactGGCAAGACCTCAAGGCAAGAAAGCAGGCCTCTGGAACCCCAAGGTAGATGTGGGGCCCAGCTggtcccccggggggggggtccttAGGGTCCCGCCCCCCTCTTGCCCGCCGGGCGTGCTGGCTGGCGAGCCCGTGCCTGTCAGCCTGACAATGAGGCCCCGTTCCGTGACGCGGGCGGCAATGGAGCATCCCGCCCACCTGCGGGCGCCCCCAGATTGCATTTGCCGAAATAAATTGCAGGAGAAAATAAATCCTGTGCACATGATTAatgggaggcaggaggcaggcagtCACCACGAGGAGCCACCGGGGAGGAGACTGACACTCGGGCACGGGGCCAGGACAGATGCGAGGCCTTCCCGAAGGGGGTCggggaactcagggccctgcactcCCTCTGCACGGGGCgcctggcttgggggggggggtcagtgagGGGCTCAGGCAGGCCCCAGCCAGGCTCCCATCACCACAggcagggcaggatgggctcTGCCAGGGCTGGGAGCTTAGCCCGGGTTATGGAGGGCCCCATgaacccgagtcagaggaaggaAAGCCAGTGTCTCAGGCAGGTCACCTCCTGTCTGTGAACCTCTGGCCCCTCGGCTGTTCAAAGGAGCTAATGGCCTCTGGGGATACCA from Perognathus longimembris pacificus isolate PPM17 chromosome 4, ASM2315922v1, whole genome shotgun sequence includes the following:
- the Prss56 gene encoding serine protease 56; translation: MLPAVLLLLLLPSPDPRTAHGHPLYTRLPPSTLQVLSAQGTQVLQAAQRSAQWAVMSLATKIQHKLHECQGCANDATRPGHLRHLASFLQDSSESGPCGERRPAAANVTRAQGRIVGGSAAPPGAWPWLVRLRLGRQPLCGGVLVAASWVLTAAHCFVGASNELLWTVALAEGPRGEQAEEVPVNRILPHPKFDPQTFHNDLALVQLWTPVSPAGPARPVCLPRGPREPPAGTPCTIAGWGALFEDGPEAEALREARVPLLSEDTCKRALGPGLRPNTMLCAGYLAGGVDSCQGDSGGPLTCAQPGPHPREVLFGVTSWGDGCGEPGKPGVYTRVAVFQDWLREQMSAAAAATREPSCRELLAWAAPAEPPADAAAPPGLCAFYARRCPRAADRACARLAHQQCLQRRGRCELRSLAHTLLGLLRGAQDLLGPRPGLRRRAPAPARPARALREPPGPSHSGRRAARDTSPKQSPEQRGDTKDCPGVKALQQKLAALQRLHAWILQVPTEHLAMNFHEVLADLGSKTLTGLFRAWVRAGLGDRHVVFPGLVGLEPATLARSLPRLLVQALQAFRSSLGAPSR